A genome region from Maridesulfovibrio salexigens DSM 2638 includes the following:
- a CDS encoding trimeric intracellular cation channel family protein, producing the protein MVYYLGMLGIVAFSVTGVIAAGKRNMDIFSIVLLGVVTALGGGTIRDMILDSRPVFWIADLTYLWVAIIAAIATFFCVRSVSRILKLFIYIDTFGMALFTITAMQKALSLGNNYTVSVLMGLITGISGGMLRDVLTGRMPLLLGREFYATPALLGAILYALLDQFTPGFNSAWLCGVATIISFRLLAIHYNLYYPRWLTYNCDEDQG; encoded by the coding sequence ATGGTTTATTATCTAGGAATGTTAGGAATCGTTGCTTTTTCCGTAACCGGGGTAATTGCAGCAGGCAAACGTAATATGGATATTTTCAGTATCGTTTTGCTTGGTGTTGTTACAGCCCTTGGGGGCGGTACAATAAGAGATATGATTCTAGATTCCCGTCCGGTCTTCTGGATAGCAGATCTGACTTACCTGTGGGTGGCAATAATAGCTGCAATTGCGACATTCTTTTGCGTCCGTTCTGTTTCCCGTATTCTGAAATTATTTATCTATATCGATACATTTGGAATGGCCCTTTTTACCATTACCGCCATGCAAAAAGCCCTTAGTTTAGGCAACAACTATACGGTTTCTGTACTTATGGGACTTATTACCGGAATTTCAGGCGGCATGCTGCGTGACGTTCTAACCGGAAGGATGCCCTTACTACTCGGGCGAGAATTCTACGCAACACCGGCTCTGTTAGGAGCAATTCTGTATGCACTGCTCGACCAATTTACTCCAGGATTCAACAGTGCATGGCTATGCGGTGTTGCTACAATTATTTCTTTCCGCCTTCTCGCAATTCATTATAATTTATATTATCCGCGCTGGTTAACTTATAATTGTGATGAAGATCAGGGATAA
- a CDS encoding PAS domain S-box protein — protein sequence MFKKYRHTLIMKMLLSGGVTLLLSVILWTSFNVVFFKKNVTGNIQSDIAMLSDTVLLSLHHAMMLDSKEFIQNDINNISRQGEIKSIRVINKKGQIIYSNDPDEILNVIDIKSPPCWNCHQLDNPPATMSLEQRTRLKTINGKKFMGIMTPIPNSEGCAPGPCHVHAKDEQLLGLLDLEISTEKKDSILTTFEQANFGIALVVFIATFGALFVFAYNFIFKPIRTLITATRKFGSAQDFVEIQLAQTDEIGTLADAFNMMGRQVQEKHRALLEQKEEYRDLFDNVPCLVSVVDLNFKVIRHNKAYEKHFGKPRGRQCYQINKDRDRKCEECPVERTFFDLTPHMSEESGLSKDGKPIHWIVYTSPIKDREGKIVAAMEMMLDITRRKELEESLAASELRYHAIFDSIPQAVFVLDAEDLTILNCNDPVEEIYGYSRDMILGSSFLKLFREEEQNDYEHLIKVRKEIGPCSHLTKSGNTIYAMLRISPAEFDGNRTLIVTCSDVTQKLEAEQQLIQASKMSTLGEMASGVAHELNQPLAILKTISNLLMRKVTRNQQVEPKVLKEMAEGVDTHVNRASKIIEHMREFGRKSDMKTMPVQVNDVLRRGFDFFSRQLTLRNISVEWNLNSHLPIIKADSNRLEQVVINLLINARDAIEERWKDSVPLADNKKIYITTDFTDENVVIEICDTGPGIPDPIQTRLFEPFFTTKDVGKGTGLGLSISYGIIKDYNGTISASTKEDLGACFTITFPRGDIGED from the coding sequence GTGTTTAAAAAATACCGCCACACCCTGATCATGAAAATGCTCCTCTCCGGTGGAGTCACCCTTCTTCTAAGTGTGATTCTCTGGACGAGCTTTAATGTGGTTTTCTTTAAGAAGAATGTCACCGGCAATATTCAATCCGATATTGCCATGCTTTCCGACACAGTACTGCTGAGCCTGCATCACGCCATGATGCTTGATTCAAAAGAATTTATTCAAAATGATATCAACAACATCAGCAGACAAGGTGAAATCAAATCCATCCGGGTCATTAACAAAAAAGGCCAGATCATCTATTCAAATGATCCGGATGAAATTCTCAACGTCATCGACATAAAAAGTCCACCCTGCTGGAACTGTCACCAATTGGACAATCCTCCGGCAACCATGAGTCTTGAGCAGCGCACCAGACTAAAGACCATCAACGGTAAAAAATTCATGGGGATAATGACACCGATCCCCAATTCCGAGGGCTGTGCTCCCGGCCCCTGCCATGTTCACGCTAAAGACGAACAACTGCTCGGACTGCTGGACCTTGAAATTTCTACAGAAAAAAAGGACTCCATACTTACCACCTTTGAACAAGCCAACTTCGGCATAGCACTGGTTGTATTTATCGCCACCTTTGGAGCCCTGTTTGTTTTTGCCTACAATTTCATTTTTAAACCTATCAGAACACTGATCACTGCCACACGAAAATTCGGATCTGCTCAGGATTTTGTTGAAATCCAACTAGCCCAGACTGATGAAATCGGTACTCTTGCAGATGCCTTCAACATGATGGGCAGGCAGGTTCAGGAAAAACACCGTGCCCTTCTTGAACAGAAAGAAGAGTACCGCGACCTGTTCGACAACGTTCCCTGTCTGGTCTCTGTGGTCGACCTAAATTTCAAGGTTATCCGTCATAACAAAGCTTATGAAAAACATTTCGGTAAACCGCGTGGCAGACAGTGTTACCAGATCAACAAAGACCGAGACCGCAAATGTGAAGAATGTCCGGTCGAAAGAACCTTCTTTGACCTGACCCCGCATATGAGTGAGGAATCCGGGCTTTCCAAGGATGGCAAGCCTATCCACTGGATAGTATACACCTCCCCTATCAAAGATAGGGAAGGCAAAATTGTTGCTGCCATGGAAATGATGCTCGATATTACCCGCCGCAAGGAACTTGAAGAAAGCCTTGCAGCCTCCGAGCTGCGCTATCACGCAATTTTTGATTCTATTCCGCAGGCCGTATTCGTGCTGGACGCAGAAGACCTGACCATCCTGAACTGCAATGATCCGGTTGAGGAGATCTATGGATATTCACGTGATATGATTCTAGGAAGTTCTTTTCTCAAACTATTTAGAGAAGAAGAACAAAATGACTATGAGCATCTGATCAAAGTAAGGAAAGAAATCGGCCCTTGCTCACACCTTACTAAGTCAGGCAATACAATTTACGCCATGCTTAGAATCTCTCCTGCGGAATTTGACGGCAATCGTACCCTGATCGTCACCTGCAGTGATGTTACGCAAAAACTCGAAGCGGAACAGCAACTTATTCAGGCCAGCAAAATGAGTACTCTCGGGGAAATGGCATCCGGTGTTGCTCATGAGCTTAACCAGCCGCTGGCGATTCTTAAGACCATCAGTAATCTGCTCATGCGTAAGGTAACTCGCAACCAGCAGGTTGAGCCCAAAGTTCTAAAGGAAATGGCAGAAGGTGTGGATACCCACGTCAACCGTGCCAGCAAGATCATCGAGCACATGCGTGAGTTCGGTCGAAAATCCGACATGAAAACCATGCCCGTACAGGTCAACGATGTGCTCAGGCGCGGTTTTGATTTCTTCAGCAGACAGCTCACCCTGCGCAACATCAGCGTGGAATGGAACCTCAACAGCCACCTTCCCATAATCAAAGCTGATTCCAACCGACTTGAACAGGTGGTCATCAACCTGCTTATTAATGCCCGCGATGCGATCGAAGAACGCTGGAAGGACAGTGTTCCTCTTGCCGACAACAAGAAAATTTACATAACCACAGACTTTACTGATGAGAATGTAGTCATTGAGATTTGCGATACAGGACCGGGAATCCCGGACCCCATTCAGACCCGTCTCTTCGAACCTTTCTTTACCACTAAAGACGTAGGCAAAGGGACCGGGCTCGGCCTTTCCATATCCTACGGAATAATCAAGGACTACAATGGAACAATCTCCGCTTCCACTAAAGAAGACCTCGGGGCATGTTTTACCATTACTTTCCCGCGCGGTGATATAGGCGAGGATTAG
- a CDS encoding NAD(P)/FAD-dependent oxidoreductase, translated as MSNAYDLIILGGGVAGMTSAIYASRANLKVLLLDENACGGLVNWTKVVENMPSYKSIGGMELVERVQEQVEELGVTVEEAACIDSMDLSGTIKTIEADDEVYTAKAVIVATGRKPAPLEAAGDCEQVHYCAVCDGSAYIDKRVLIVGGGNSGFDEALSLLDLGISELTLIEKMDRFFAASSTQAQLAERSNATMHLSTEVVSVNHSDKLESVTFRNVETGEEYTHECDGIFVFMGQHPGTESFAELLDLDADGYIVTDDDMATSVPGVFAAGDVRPKKYRQITTAMSDGTIAALEAERFIHSMK; from the coding sequence ATGAGCAATGCATATGATCTAATAATTCTTGGGGGCGGTGTTGCGGGGATGACCTCGGCCATCTATGCATCCCGGGCCAACCTGAAAGTCCTTTTGCTGGATGAGAACGCTTGCGGCGGGCTGGTCAACTGGACCAAGGTGGTTGAAAACATGCCATCTTATAAATCCATCGGCGGTATGGAGCTGGTGGAACGTGTTCAGGAGCAGGTAGAAGAGCTCGGCGTGACTGTCGAAGAGGCTGCCTGTATTGATTCAATGGATCTTTCCGGAACAATTAAGACCATTGAGGCTGACGACGAAGTATATACAGCCAAAGCTGTCATTGTCGCCACAGGACGGAAACCGGCTCCGTTGGAGGCTGCCGGTGATTGCGAACAGGTGCATTATTGTGCCGTTTGTGATGGCTCAGCGTATATCGACAAGCGGGTTCTCATTGTAGGGGGAGGCAACAGCGGTTTTGACGAAGCTCTTTCTTTGCTTGATCTGGGGATTAGCGAACTGACCCTTATCGAAAAAATGGACCGTTTTTTTGCTGCTTCGTCCACGCAGGCCCAGCTCGCGGAGCGTAGTAACGCTACCATGCATCTTTCAACTGAAGTTGTATCTGTAAACCATAGTGATAAGCTCGAGTCTGTCACATTTCGCAACGTTGAAACAGGCGAAGAGTATACTCACGAATGTGACGGTATTTTTGTTTTCATGGGGCAGCATCCCGGAACCGAATCTTTTGCTGAGTTGCTTGATCTTGATGCTGATGGTTACATAGTTACAGATGATGACATGGCGACATCCGTTCCCGGAGTGTTTGCCGCAGGTGACGTAAGGCCCAAGAAGTACCGCCAGATAACCACTGCCATGTCCGATGGGACCATAGCGGCTCTTGAAGCGGAACGTTTTATCCACAGTATGAAGTAA
- a CDS encoding sensor domain-containing diguanylate cyclase, with product MRKFYEGKLIRKAIVMILAFSFVGLLIVFYFYFKSLDDLAAENMRQRVMVALEVETSIQQEILEEYTFWDEAYDNCIENVNEKWISLNTGDYIFSQLGVAFSLAIDPSGSFTYVDAADDQKMSLYKQLLGPEIDSLLKKVPGSSLPTKVVSGYVTIGDDFYLVSVGPFISEKTKQIRFPASYLAFGKKIDSDYIKKIGEKYRLNNLDFRYRFEDCDHSLKIHDQANRLIGCVVWDKVYPSREILPFLTLVVCLFYLVASGICMVVLKREAGNIKEQEEHLYFMATKDYLTGVSNRRHVMELGQQMLAAHQRSACNLSVLVLDIDYFKTINDQFGHEVGDRALSSFSKLCSGVLRSSDVFGRFGGEEFLAVLHDTEIDEAVEVAERMRRTVEKGSVNSDGLPQLTVSIGVAVDFPGDDFEMIIRRADEALFKAKSKGRNLVEVYDGSDVG from the coding sequence ATGCGTAAGTTCTATGAAGGTAAATTAATAAGGAAGGCCATTGTGATGATTCTTGCTTTTAGCTTTGTAGGTCTCCTGATTGTTTTTTATTTTTATTTTAAGTCGTTGGATGATTTAGCTGCTGAAAACATGCGCCAAAGGGTAATGGTTGCGTTAGAAGTTGAGACAAGTATTCAGCAGGAAATACTTGAAGAGTATACATTTTGGGATGAAGCATACGACAATTGCATTGAAAATGTGAATGAAAAATGGATTTCACTTAATACCGGAGACTACATATTCAGTCAGCTTGGTGTTGCTTTTAGCTTGGCAATAGATCCGAGTGGGAGTTTTACTTATGTAGATGCTGCTGATGATCAAAAAATGAGTTTGTATAAGCAGCTGCTTGGGCCGGAGATAGATTCCCTTTTGAAAAAGGTGCCAGGAAGCTCTCTGCCAACAAAAGTTGTTAGCGGATATGTTACTATTGGGGATGATTTTTACCTTGTAAGTGTTGGCCCATTTATAAGTGAAAAAACAAAACAGATACGTTTTCCTGCTAGTTATTTGGCTTTTGGAAAGAAGATAGATTCTGATTATATTAAAAAGATCGGCGAAAAATATAGATTAAATAATCTTGATTTTAGATATAGATTTGAAGACTGCGACCATAGTCTTAAGATACATGATCAAGCGAACCGTTTGATCGGATGCGTAGTATGGGACAAAGTTTATCCCAGCCGGGAAATTTTGCCGTTTCTTACTTTAGTGGTCTGCTTATTCTATCTCGTAGCTAGTGGTATTTGTATGGTCGTATTGAAGCGGGAAGCCGGGAATATTAAAGAGCAGGAAGAGCATTTATATTTCATGGCCACCAAAGATTATCTCACAGGTGTCAGCAACAGAAGACATGTAATGGAACTTGGACAGCAGATGCTTGCCGCACATCAGAGGAGTGCGTGTAATCTTTCAGTGCTTGTCTTGGATATCGACTATTTCAAGACAATAAATGACCAGTTTGGGCATGAGGTTGGGGACCGGGCTCTAAGCTCTTTTTCGAAGTTATGCTCAGGGGTGCTACGTTCCTCCGATGTTTTCGGTCGCTTCGGGGGAGAAGAATTTTTAGCAGTACTCCATGATACAGAAATTGACGAAGCAGTTGAGGTGGCTGAAAGGATGCGCAGAACTGTTGAAAAGGGGTCCGTCAATAGTGATGGTCTTCCCCAGTTAACAGTCAGCATCGGTGTTGCAGTTGACTTTCCCGGCGATGATTTTGAAATGATTATACGCAGAGCTGATGAAGCCTTATTTAAAGCCAAGTCAAAAGGTCGTAATCTGGTTGAAGTTTATGATGGAAGTGATGTTGGCTGA
- a CDS encoding RrF2 family transcriptional regulator translates to MKLTTRSRYGARLLLDIALHSENGPVPSKDSARRENISLKYLEKILKILKESGYIKGKRGPNGGNVLTMAPEEISLGKLTEALEGEDKILDCDGDMTTCTRAAVCLRRSIWDDANQAMYKMLDSYTLADLIKDARLCPMDRPE, encoded by the coding sequence ATGAAACTTACCACCCGTTCAAGATACGGAGCACGTCTGCTGCTCGACATTGCCCTTCACTCGGAAAATGGTCCTGTTCCCAGTAAAGATTCAGCACGTAGAGAAAACATTTCACTGAAGTATCTCGAAAAGATCCTCAAAATCCTCAAAGAGTCAGGCTACATCAAGGGAAAGCGCGGTCCCAACGGCGGGAATGTGCTGACAATGGCACCTGAAGAAATTTCACTCGGCAAACTCACCGAAGCCCTAGAGGGAGAAGACAAAATTCTCGATTGCGATGGAGACATGACCACCTGCACCAGAGCAGCCGTCTGTTTGCGCCGTTCCATCTGGGACGATGCAAACCAAGCCATGTATAAGATGCTTGATTCGTACACTCTGGCCGACCTGATTAAAGATGCCCGCCTTTGTCCCATGGACAGGCCCGAGTAA